Proteins encoded together in one uncultured Desulfosarcina sp. window:
- a CDS encoding DUF6160 family protein, giving the protein MPTKRTRPKQLPFLAAVVYMTLLSLWMPSAPQAEMQALGDTQMAQVTAQSGITIWMDTTVQFTANSLQVSDTDSDPAEWIELQGFAITNGTDDYFSVKTPWDDPVTIDITTSDTGQTLLVTEFSTHVEPRYYHADSLVFCSLDIGSLDIDNVTQQPSTLRIGAPTDGSQSALWDLATQIDLDCISYTYNDTAQALTFAGIHLAATATGDPTDPTLWEFDGQFNIGDLENDNPAAFEVGTDSDTGLTLVTLSLPMQGSLRIEDIDFGGQSFGPAAIDGLQVHRLSVMLIP; this is encoded by the coding sequence GTGCCAACCAAGCGAACCCGACCCAAACAGCTCCCATTCCTTGCCGCCGTCGTCTACATGACGTTGCTGAGCCTTTGGATGCCGTCGGCTCCCCAGGCCGAAATGCAAGCTCTGGGCGACACCCAGATGGCACAGGTCACCGCTCAATCCGGCATTACCATCTGGATGGACACCACCGTGCAATTCACTGCTAACAGCCTTCAGGTCTCCGACACCGACTCGGATCCGGCCGAGTGGATCGAGTTGCAGGGGTTTGCCATCACCAACGGAACGGACGACTATTTTTCCGTCAAAACGCCCTGGGACGACCCTGTTACTATCGATATCACCACCAGTGACACAGGCCAGACCCTTTTGGTGACCGAATTTTCCACCCATGTTGAGCCGCGATACTACCATGCCGACTCGTTGGTGTTTTGCAGCCTGGACATCGGAAGCTTGGACATCGACAACGTCACCCAGCAGCCGTCCACCCTTCGTATCGGCGCTCCCACCGACGGTAGCCAGTCGGCCCTGTGGGATCTGGCCACCCAAATCGACCTGGACTGCATTTCCTACACATACAATGACACCGCCCAGGCTCTCACGTTTGCGGGCATTCATCTGGCCGCAACAGCAACGGGCGACCCTACGGACCCCACCCTATGGGAATTCGACGGCCAGTTTAACATAGGAGACCTGGAGAACGACAACCCGGCAGCTTTCGAAGTAGGGACGGATTCAGACACCGGCCTGACGTTGGTTACTCTGAGCCTGCCCATGCAAGGCAGCCTGCGTATCGAAGATATCGACTTCGGTGGCCAGTCATTCGGCCCGGCGGCCATCGACGGGCTACAAGTGCACCGGCTTTCGGTGATGCTGATACCATGA